From a single Fusobacterium ulcerans ATCC 49185 genomic region:
- a CDS encoding TolC family protein encodes MKKKILILFGVFLWNLCIFAKDLNVGIIFDSNSNFSRNTVEVLQKELAKNFSKTGYIPKISKVDYLGKNNLEQALKEMGKNKELDSIFIFSSSKLENYKVLNRNKLYFFPLNFEKSQKVVPKNVSYIYGELNLDKGIGIIKEIPGVSEINIAVSNLSDNDMKKLEEKYQNNFIKINIQKASREFLEKSEREDIPTFLADYEKSLDKYAFIGYDMNDELGKRIKASVLNYIYFKTGEGINKIEKITSPEGELFYNEDVGIQIGYSLPLSVIQEVSVINKKKVELKKLDLKSAVEIGLKNNLEILKKNQDLTTSKYDVNVSNSYRLPQLSANIDGTFLDKKSNDVVFNKAQQNSAKSYLQLSQVIYSEQLNTNVYLSKLAMESKRSNLEQQKLDVIYYVSSTYLNILQLNAQLKIQESNYDLLKESLKIANINYKVGAGGVQDIYRLESSVSEAYSNIVSVKNQIKQSTIQLNTYLDLPKNQQYSFEELENISRYFVFNRNFSSFFVNSEKNDAIEQFLFEGALKNSNNLNIIENEIKGKKREYSAAGRERVIPTIEAFAQYNKDNMIEPWGKNRNYPPNGEDEYWQAGIKITLPLISGGEIHYKRKSLQSEIESLNYSKKMTESQLSQAVSQSFNEFLTNYIQTYASKQAAEAAAKNMKIVKNLYSNGSITITDFLDAQNNALSQSLENTIKNYSLFNSILKLENLYGKSSLTMSQNEKEQLRNQLSSILKEYK; translated from the coding sequence ATGAAAAAGAAGATTTTAATCTTATTTGGAGTATTTCTCTGGAATTTGTGCATTTTTGCAAAAGATTTGAATGTTGGTATTATATTTGACAGCAATTCAAATTTTTCTAGAAATACAGTGGAAGTCTTGCAGAAAGAGCTGGCTAAAAATTTTTCGAAGACTGGATATATTCCTAAAATATCCAAGGTAGATTATCTTGGTAAGAATAATTTGGAACAGGCATTAAAAGAAATGGGCAAGAATAAGGAGCTTGATTCTATTTTTATATTCAGTAGTTCAAAGCTTGAAAATTATAAAGTGCTGAATAGAAATAAACTGTATTTTTTTCCATTGAATTTTGAGAAAAGTCAAAAAGTTGTACCTAAAAATGTGAGCTATATATATGGAGAATTAAATCTGGATAAAGGAATAGGAATAATAAAGGAAATACCAGGAGTTTCTGAAATAAACATAGCTGTATCTAATCTATCTGATAATGATATGAAAAAACTTGAAGAAAAATATCAAAATAATTTTATCAAAATAAATATTCAAAAGGCAAGTAGGGAATTTTTAGAGAAATCTGAAAGAGAGGATATTCCGACTTTCCTTGCTGACTATGAAAAGTCTTTAGATAAGTATGCTTTTATTGGATATGACATGAATGACGAACTTGGAAAGAGAATTAAAGCTTCTGTACTTAATTATATTTATTTCAAAACAGGAGAGGGAATCAATAAGATAGAAAAAATAACTTCTCCAGAGGGAGAACTATTTTACAATGAAGATGTTGGAATTCAAATAGGATATAGCCTTCCTTTAAGTGTAATACAGGAAGTTTCTGTTATAAATAAAAAGAAAGTGGAATTAAAGAAATTAGATTTAAAAAGTGCTGTAGAAATTGGATTGAAAAACAATCTTGAAATTCTGAAAAAGAATCAGGATTTAACTACAAGCAAATATGATGTAAATGTTAGCAATTCATATAGATTACCTCAGTTATCAGCAAATATAGATGGGACATTCCTAGATAAAAAGAGTAATGATGTTGTATTTAATAAGGCTCAACAGAACTCAGCAAAATCATATTTGCAGCTATCTCAAGTGATTTATAGCGAGCAGTTGAATACAAATGTATATCTTTCAAAATTAGCTATGGAAAGTAAAAGATCAAACTTGGAACAGCAGAAATTGGATGTTATCTATTATGTGTCTTCTACCTATCTGAATATTCTGCAATTAAATGCACAGTTGAAAATACAGGAGAGCAACTATGATCTCCTTAAAGAAAGTCTGAAAATAGCAAATATAAATTATAAAGTAGGAGCAGGGGGAGTACAGGATATCTACAGATTGGAATCAAGTGTTTCTGAAGCTTATTCAAATATTGTTTCAGTAAAAAATCAGATAAAGCAATCAACTATTCAATTAAATACTTATCTTGATTTACCTAAAAATCAACAATATAGTTTTGAGGAGTTGGAAAATATATCAAGATATTTTGTATTTAATAGAAATTTTAGTAGCTTTTTTGTAAACAGTGAAAAAAATGATGCTATTGAACAGTTTCTTTTTGAGGGAGCATTAAAAAATTCAAATAATCTGAATATCATAGAAAATGAGATAAAAGGAAAGAAAAGAGAATATTCAGCAGCAGGAAGAGAGAGAGTAATTCCTACTATAGAAGCCTTTGCTCAATATAACAAAGATAACATGATAGAACCATGGGGGAAAAATAGAAATTATCCACCTAATGGAGAAGATGAGTACTGGCAGGCTGGAATTAAAATAACTCTTCCTCTCATTTCTGGTGGTGAGATTCATTATAAGAGAAAATCTCTTCAAAGTGAGATAGAGTCATTAAATTACAGCAAAAAGATGACAGAATCTCAATTGTCACAAGCAGTATCTCAATCTTTCAATGAATTTCTCACTAACTATATACAAACTTATGCTTCCAAGCAGGCAGCAGAAGCAGCAGCTAAAAATATGAAGATAGTAAAAAATCTTTATTCAAATGGAAGTATAACTATTACAGATTTTTTAGATGCTCAAAATAATGCACTATCTCAATCTTTAGAAAATACAATAAAAAATTACAGTCTTTTTAATTCTATATTAAAATTGGAAAATCTATATGGAAAATCGTCTTTGACAATGAGTCAGAATGAAAAAGAGCAGTTGAGAAATCAATTATCCAGTATTTTAAAGGAGTATAAATAA
- a CDS encoding glucosaminidase domain-containing protein, which produces MKIKKYLFLGLFIMAILFKYSDKKVDDNILKKVEYKKIEVNDVAELYEERDNEGLYVYSNSDLDLRELSSEERKDAFVQLLLPAITVVHEEIRNDKEIIKKLKEKPELTEEEKEYSENIFSRYKVKYGNWQELESKMIIYPASLILTQGALESAWGTSRFFREGNNIFGMWSSNPNEPRMAAKGVRDNGFVPHLKKYDTIKDSVADIVLTISRNDAYKKVRESINNEKPAPEIAYGLIKYSEEGEEYIRKIRTTMAKNNFMKYDIN; this is translated from the coding sequence ATGAAGATTAAAAAATATTTGTTTTTAGGATTGTTTATTATGGCTATACTATTTAAATATAGTGATAAAAAAGTTGATGATAATATTCTGAAAAAAGTAGAGTATAAAAAGATTGAAGTAAATGATGTAGCTGAATTGTATGAAGAGAGAGATAATGAAGGATTGTATGTTTATTCTAATTCTGATTTAGATTTAAGAGAGCTTTCCTCAGAAGAGAGAAAGGATGCTTTTGTACAGCTTCTTCTTCCAGCGATAACTGTTGTTCATGAAGAAATAAGAAATGATAAAGAGATAATAAAAAAGCTGAAGGAGAAACCTGAGCTTACTGAAGAAGAGAAAGAATATAGTGAGAACATTTTCAGTAGATATAAAGTAAAATATGGCAACTGGCAGGAATTAGAATCAAAGATGATAATATATCCAGCTTCTCTTATTTTGACTCAAGGAGCATTGGAAAGTGCTTGGGGAACATCAAGATTCTTCAGAGAGGGAAATAATATATTTGGTATGTGGTCAAGTAATCCTAATGAACCAAGAATGGCAGCCAAAGGAGTAAGGGATAATGGATTTGTACCTCATTTAAAAAAATATGATACAATAAAGGACTCAGTAGCAGATATAGTGTTAACTATTTCCAGAAATGATGCTTATAAAAAAGTCAGAGAATCAATAAATAATGAAAAACCAGCTCCTGAAATAGCTTATGGATTAATAAAATATTCAGAAGAGGGAGAGGAATATATCAGAAAGATAAGAACTACAATGGCTAAAAATAATTTTATGAAATATGATATAAATTAG
- a CDS encoding leucine-rich repeat domain-containing protein, with translation MTKFIEKDIKKACRKKVSFFINERSLNNIKSLTIWVTEDSISLKDLEMLPNLEDLYIDKYDGTYEINDLDVIYKCGKLKSLMLSKCKSFYMPINYFQNLEELDFYDTEIDDFYFLKGMPKLTDLILAGTSVKDIGFLRNLPSLKYLSLEGTSVRDISPMEYLNKLEEADFEDNELIEDYSIMKNLPSLLNYYIDGDYYDKEAGYIEDEDEEEESDGYEINGHYEKNKTTDSPKLGFKGRMLLILAPILYLMAFFAIMLGIMKLPNIVPGFFKSSKVGYVESILYPTIICNGALAGGLILGSIGVLIGNIKWFRKLIKIAKKDNQSEKLGFNGQSIFALAILGIISVVFSIGFSIALLGTEEIFDIISRNRKDLKIYKSGKSAEYYGTLQLGKSYRRMEGIYYTGKYSQFTKSLTGVEYPHQGWRAGKNFFLVCPIALSRNLKLEKNTDYLVHYLPNTKVVYSIEKLNRWDYINEVLKKDVFNDKMDISTDDMLVEIYSRGQYLEKNYLALKEILSTKEKAKIEYSKVDLNRDGEKDYLVTLENKSGKKAVMGIIVINGKYQEVFLPELAGDKNVTVSKLNTKTYYLHDLKVVSRVTGEESILQYDGKKSYARTSRKK, from the coding sequence ATGACAAAATTTATTGAAAAAGATATCAAAAAAGCATGTAGGAAAAAAGTTTCATTTTTTATAAATGAAAGATCCTTAAACAATATAAAAAGTTTAACTATTTGGGTTACTGAAGACAGTATTTCATTAAAAGATTTAGAGATGCTGCCTAATTTAGAAGATTTATATATAGATAAATATGATGGAACTTATGAGATAAATGATTTAGATGTTATATATAAATGTGGAAAGTTAAAATCATTAATGCTTTCTAAGTGTAAATCTTTTTATATGCCTATTAATTATTTTCAAAATTTAGAAGAATTAGATTTTTATGATACAGAGATAGATGATTTTTATTTTTTGAAAGGAATGCCTAAATTAACGGATTTGATTTTAGCAGGAACAAGTGTAAAGGATATTGGATTTTTAAGAAATCTTCCATCACTTAAATATTTATCTTTAGAGGGAACAAGTGTGAGAGATATATCACCAATGGAATATTTGAATAAACTTGAAGAGGCAGACTTTGAAGACAATGAACTGATAGAGGATTACAGCATTATGAAAAATCTTCCATCACTTTTAAATTATTATATAGATGGAGATTATTATGATAAAGAGGCTGGATATATAGAGGACGAAGATGAGGAAGAAGAAAGTGATGGTTATGAAATAAATGGACATTATGAAAAAAACAAAACAACTGACAGCCCAAAACTAGGTTTTAAAGGTAGAATGCTTCTAATTTTAGCTCCGATACTTTATCTGATGGCTTTTTTTGCAATAATGCTTGGAATAATGAAACTGCCTAATATTGTACCTGGATTTTTTAAAAGCTCAAAAGTAGGTTATGTGGAATCAATATTATATCCTACTATTATCTGTAACGGGGCTTTAGCAGGAGGACTTATTCTTGGATCGATAGGAGTTCTTATTGGTAATATAAAATGGTTTAGGAAGTTAATCAAAATTGCAAAGAAGGATAATCAATCAGAGAAACTTGGATTTAATGGACAAAGTATTTTTGCCTTAGCTATTTTGGGAATAATAAGTGTAGTATTCTCAATTGGTTTCAGCATTGCTCTGTTAGGTACAGAAGAAATATTTGATATAATTTCAAGAAATAGAAAAGATCTGAAAATATACAAATCAGGAAAGAGTGCTGAATATTATGGAACTCTTCAATTGGGAAAATCTTATAGAAGAATGGAAGGAATATATTATACTGGAAAGTACAGCCAGTTTACAAAATCTCTTACTGGTGTGGAATATCCACATCAAGGGTGGAGAGCAGGAAAGAATTTCTTTCTAGTTTGTCCTATAGCTTTATCAAGAAATTTAAAACTTGAAAAAAATACAGATTATCTGGTTCACTATCTTCCTAATACTAAAGTAGTCTATTCAATTGAAAAATTGAATAGATGGGATTATATAAATGAAGTTTTGAAGAAGGATGTATTTAATGATAAAATGGATATTTCAACTGATGATATGTTGGTTGAGATTTATTCAAGAGGGCAGTATCTGGAAAAAAATTATCTTGCATTGAAGGAAATATTATCAACAAAAGAGAAGGCTAAGATAGAATATTCAAAAGTAGATTTAAATAGAGATGGAGAAAAGGACTACTTAGTAACTTTAGAAAACAAGAGTGGGAAAAAAGCAGTGATGGGAATAATAGTAATAAATGGAAAATACCAGGAAGTTTTTCTTCCTGAATTAGCAGGAGATAAAAATGTTACTGTTTCAAAATTAAATACAAAAACATATTATCTTCATGACTTAAAAGTAGTTTCTAGAGTAACTGGAGAAGAGAGTATTCTTCAGTATGATGGAAAAAAAAGCTATGCAAGAACTTCAAGAAAAAAATAA
- a CDS encoding pirin family protein has translation MIRRLPVEKMGESNLGWLRSKFHFSFAEYFNENNINFGVLRVINDDHISAGTGFDTHPHRDMEIITYVVHGYLTHKDSMGNESTLSRGQVQYMSAGTGVRHSEYNNHSEELRLLQIWVLPDRKGHTPNYGEYKFGWDERKNKFLHFVSSKSGDAPIKINQDINFYALELDDGKEEKFEVKPKRQAYVVQIEGKSSINGLELNTKDGLETIGESLKIKALGKSHILIIEMQEREDLK, from the coding sequence ATGATAAGAAGATTACCAGTAGAAAAAATGGGGGAATCTAATCTTGGTTGGTTGAGAAGTAAATTTCACTTCTCTTTTGCAGAATATTTTAATGAAAATAATATAAACTTTGGTGTACTAAGAGTAATTAATGATGACCACATTTCAGCAGGTACAGGTTTTGATACTCACCCTCACAGAGATATGGAAATAATTACTTATGTAGTTCATGGATATCTTACTCATAAAGACAGTATGGGAAATGAATCTACACTTTCAAGAGGACAGGTACAGTACATGAGTGCTGGAACTGGAGTTAGACATTCTGAGTACAATAATCATTCTGAAGAACTTAGATTGCTTCAAATATGGGTACTTCCTGATAGAAAAGGACATACTCCTAACTATGGAGAATATAAATTTGGATGGGATGAAAGAAAAAATAAATTTTTACATTTTGTTTCAAGTAAATCTGGAGATGCTCCAATAAAAATTAATCAAGATATTAATTTCTATGCCTTGGAACTTGATGATGGAAAAGAGGAAAAATTTGAAGTAAAACCTAAAAGACAGGCTTATGTTGTACAGATAGAGGGTAAATCTTCAATAAATGGTTTGGAACTCAACACAAAAGATGGGCTGGAAACTATTGGAGAAAGCTTGAAAATAAAAGCTCTTGGAAAATCTCATATACTTATTATTGAAATGCAGGAGAGAGAAGATTTAAAATAA
- a CDS encoding MATE family efflux transporter, which yields MFQLLKKLFWVEYMLNPEQVLGDIPTTKEVYKTSFNISWPCALETVLVSLVGSIDIMMVGGLGAHAIAAVGLTNQPKFILLAMIFSLNVGVTAIVARRKGEQDYYGANSCLRQSIVLSLSISMIMAFLGYFFAYEILEFAGAGDDVILESVAYYKILMVSIVFTSLSLTINAAQRGVGNTRISMKTNVTANIFNLIFNYLLINGIWIFPRLEVRGAAIATTIGSIVGCLMSIFSLYYNTNFLEMKAKASWKFDKKTMKAFLNISGSSVVEQVFMRIGFFSFAKIVAALGTIAFATHQICMNIINLSFCFGDGLGVAASSLVGQNLGAKRPDKAIIYGKTGQRMSFIVSTALFLFFFFGRRFLITLFNSEEHIVSLGAMIMIIIAFTTHVQTSQTVYLGCLRGAGDTKFVALISFISVAAVRPILAWILCFPMNMGLMGAWVALFADQTIRYILSKMRFNSGYWTKIEI from the coding sequence ATGTTTCAATTATTAAAAAAACTTTTTTGGGTAGAGTATATGCTCAATCCTGAACAAGTGCTTGGGGATATACCTACTACAAAAGAAGTTTATAAGACTTCTTTTAATATTTCATGGCCATGTGCACTGGAAACTGTTCTGGTCAGCCTTGTTGGATCTATCGATATAATGATGGTAGGAGGACTTGGAGCTCATGCTATTGCTGCTGTAGGACTTACTAATCAACCTAAGTTTATACTTCTTGCTATGATTTTTTCATTAAATGTAGGAGTTACTGCTATTGTTGCAAGGAGAAAGGGAGAACAGGACTATTATGGCGCTAACAGCTGCCTTAGACAGTCAATTGTCTTATCTTTAAGTATTTCAATGATAATGGCTTTTCTTGGTTACTTTTTTGCTTATGAAATATTGGAATTTGCTGGAGCTGGAGATGATGTAATTTTAGAATCTGTAGCTTATTATAAAATTCTCATGGTAAGTATAGTTTTTACATCTTTAAGCCTTACTATAAATGCTGCTCAAAGAGGAGTAGGAAATACTAGGATATCTATGAAAACTAATGTTACAGCTAATATCTTTAATCTTATATTCAATTACCTTCTTATCAATGGAATATGGATATTTCCCAGATTAGAAGTCAGAGGAGCTGCTATTGCAACTACCATTGGAAGTATAGTTGGATGCCTTATGTCTATCTTTTCTCTTTACTACAATACTAATTTTCTTGAAATGAAAGCTAAAGCCAGTTGGAAATTTGATAAAAAAACAATGAAAGCTTTTTTAAATATCAGTGGAAGTTCTGTTGTTGAGCAGGTATTTATGCGTATTGGATTCTTCTCTTTTGCTAAAATAGTCGCAGCACTTGGAACTATTGCCTTTGCCACTCATCAGATATGTATGAATATTATAAATCTTTCTTTCTGTTTTGGAGATGGATTAGGAGTTGCAGCATCTTCTCTAGTAGGACAGAATCTAGGTGCAAAAAGACCAGATAAAGCTATAATATATGGAAAAACTGGGCAGAGGATGTCATTTATAGTTTCGACAGCATTATTCCTGTTTTTCTTTTTTGGAAGAAGATTTTTAATCACTCTATTCAATTCTGAAGAACATATAGTTTCTCTTGGAGCTATGATTATGATAATAATTGCTTTTACTACTCATGTTCAGACTTCACAGACTGTTTATCTTGGATGTCTTCGTGGAGCTGGAGATACTAAATTTGTGGCTTTAATATCATTTATAAGTGTAGCTGCTGTAAGACCTATCTTAGCATGGATATTGTGTTTTCCTATGAATATGGGCTTGATGGGAGCATGGGTAGCTCTCTTTGCAGATCAGACAATAAGATATATTTTAAGTAAAATGCGTTTTAACAGTGGTTACTGGACAAAAATTGAAATATAG
- a CDS encoding nucleotidyltransferase domain-containing protein gives MTFLIKKGWLENFVVEIKKGFENRIEFIGLQGSHGRGEASKESDIDIVVILDKVEMKDLEKYDEIISKMEDREKICGFISGKEELSCWEKADVFQFYYDTEPLVGNLDFILPTIKKSDVRRAILVGCCNIYHMCGHNIIHEKDLNILFSLYKAASFVLQAKYYYETGRYIKKKADLLPKLPEQDGKILEIYMEIKELENTSKEKFLNFSEELFNWSGTLIKEYKMEEEN, from the coding sequence ATGACATTTTTGATAAAAAAAGGGTGGTTGGAAAATTTTGTAGTAGAGATAAAAAAGGGATTTGAAAATAGAATTGAATTTATAGGATTGCAGGGAAGTCACGGAAGAGGGGAAGCTTCAAAAGAGAGTGACATAGATATAGTTGTAATTTTGGATAAAGTAGAAATGAAAGATTTGGAAAAATATGATGAAATTATTTCTAAAATGGAAGATAGAGAAAAAATATGTGGTTTCATTTCAGGAAAAGAGGAATTGAGCTGTTGGGAAAAAGCTGATGTATTTCAATTTTACTATGATACAGAACCTTTAGTTGGAAATTTAGATTTTATTTTACCAACAATAAAAAAGAGTGATGTAAGAAGAGCAATATTAGTTGGATGCTGTAATATATATCATATGTGTGGGCATAATATTATTCATGAAAAAGACTTGAATATATTATTTTCTCTATATAAAGCAGCCTCTTTTGTATTGCAGGCAAAATATTATTATGAAACAGGAAGATATATTAAGAAAAAAGCAGATTTATTACCTAAATTACCAGAACAAGATGGAAAAATTTTGGAAATATACATGGAGATTAAAGAACTTGAAAATACTTCTAAAGAGAAATTTTTAAATTTTTCTGAGGAACTTTTTAATTGGTCAGGAACACTGATTAAAGAATATAAAATGGAAGAAGAAAATTGA
- the thiD gene encoding bifunctional hydroxymethylpyrimidine kinase/phosphomethylpyrimidine kinase, which translates to MKKVLTIAGSDSSGGAGIQADIKTMSAMGVYGMSVITAVTAQNTMGVSKVLEMSKDIVEEQLKAIFEDIEVDSVKVGMLSGIEIIKIVTGSLKKYKAKNIVIDPVMLSKNKYKLLKEEAFTEMQRFIGIGTLVTPNIPEAEVLASMKIKNEEDIIEAAKKIQKFGVKNVLVKGGHREDNCTDILLLENGKIIRFFGTRIDAVNTHGTGCTLSSAIASQLAKGNSIEESVKIGKEYITQVIKDSFSIGKGIGPLGHFIEIYKKSGIDF; encoded by the coding sequence ATGAAAAAAGTATTGACGATAGCAGGGTCAGACAGCAGTGGCGGAGCTGGGATACAGGCTGATATTAAAACTATGAGTGCCATGGGAGTCTATGGAATGAGTGTAATAACTGCTGTAACAGCTCAGAATACGATGGGAGTATCTAAAGTACTTGAAATGTCAAAGGATATAGTTGAAGAGCAGCTCAAAGCTATATTTGAAGATATAGAAGTAGATAGTGTAAAGGTAGGAATGCTTTCAGGTATAGAGATAATAAAAATTGTTACAGGCTCTCTAAAAAAATATAAGGCAAAAAATATAGTTATTGACCCAGTAATGCTGTCAAAAAATAAGTATAAACTATTAAAAGAAGAAGCTTTTACAGAGATGCAAAGATTTATAGGAATAGGAACGCTGGTAACTCCTAATATTCCAGAAGCAGAGGTGCTGGCTTCTATGAAAATAAAAAATGAAGAGGATATAATAGAGGCTGCAAAGAAAATACAGAAGTTTGGAGTAAAAAATGTTCTTGTAAAAGGAGGACATAGGGAAGACAATTGTACTGATATTCTCCTTTTGGAGAATGGGAAAATAATCAGATTTTTTGGAACAAGAATTGATGCAGTAAATACTCATGGTACAGGGTGTACTCTTTCTTCAGCAATAGCTTCTCAACTGGCTAAAGGGAATTCTATTGAGGAAAGTGTAAAGATTGGAAAAGAATATATAACACAGGTAATAAAAGATTCCTTTTCCATAGGGAAAGGAATAGGTCCATTAGGACATTTTATAGAAATATACAAAAAATCTGGGATAGACTTTTAA
- a CDS encoding exodeoxyribonuclease III, whose protein sequence is MKLISWNVNGLRAAVQKGFLDYFKNENADIFCVQETKLQEGQIDLDLEGYYQYWNYAEKKGYSGTAIFTKKKPIEVSYGLGIDEHDKEGRMITLEYDDFYMITVYTPNSQEELARLNYRMSWEDEFRDYVMKLDKTKPVIICGDLNVAHEEIDLKNPKSNRKNAGFSDEERAKFTELLKNGFVDSFRHFYPELTGAYSWWSYRFNARKNNAGWRIDYFVVSERLKDIMEGAEIHNEILGSDHCPVVLKLKKEF, encoded by the coding sequence ATGAAATTAATTTCATGGAATGTAAATGGTTTAAGAGCAGCTGTACAGAAAGGTTTCTTAGATTATTTTAAAAATGAAAATGCAGATATTTTTTGTGTTCAGGAAACAAAATTACAAGAGGGACAGATAGACCTTGATTTAGAAGGGTATTATCAATATTGGAATTATGCTGAAAAAAAAGGGTATTCAGGAACTGCTATATTCACAAAGAAAAAACCAATAGAAGTATCTTATGGGTTAGGAATAGACGAGCATGACAAAGAGGGAAGAATGATAACTCTTGAATATGATGATTTCTATATGATAACTGTTTATACTCCCAACTCTCAAGAAGAATTAGCCAGACTTAATTACAGAATGAGCTGGGAAGATGAATTCAGAGATTATGTGATGAAATTAGATAAAACAAAACCTGTTATTATATGTGGTGATTTAAATGTAGCTCATGAAGAAATAGATTTAAAGAATCCAAAATCAAATAGAAAGAATGCTGGATTTTCTGATGAAGAGAGAGCAAAATTTACAGAATTGTTAAAAAATGGGTTTGTGGATAGTTTTAGACACTTTTACCCTGAATTAACTGGAGCATACTCTTGGTGGTCATATAGATTTAATGCCAGAAAAAATAATGCTGGATGGAGAATTGACTATTTTGTTGTTTCAGAAAGATTAAAAGATATTATGGAGGGAGCAGAGATTCATAATGAAATTTTAGGTTCAGATCACTGCCCTGTAGTTTTAAAATTAAAGAAAGAGTTTTAG